DNA sequence from the Terriglobia bacterium genome:
GGACGCCGCCCCTCGATGGCAGGACTTCACCCTCCCCAGGACCCCCGGGATGACCGTGCTCGACGGCCTGTGGGCGATCAAGCAGTCGCAGGACCCGTCCCTGGCCTGGAGGTCCTCGTGCCGCATGGGCGTGTGCGGGTCCTGCGGGATGATGATCAACGGCCGGCCGCGCCTGGGTTGCAACACCCAGGTGTCCGAGCTTTCGGCCGAGGTGGTTGCGGTGGCGCCGCTCCCCAACTTCGACATCATCCGCGACCTCGTCCCGGACCTGGCGCCGATGTTCGACTCCCACGTGGCGCTCTCGCCCTACATCATCCGCGACGACGTGCGGGAACGCGAGAGTCCCACAGGAGAGTTCGGACAGTCCATCCACGAGCTGGAGCAGTACCTGCAGTTCTCGTACTGCATCAAGTGCGGGTGCTGCATGGCCGCCTGTCCGACCTACGCCACCGACCCGGTCTATTCGGGGCCGATGCCGCTGGCCCAGGCGCACCGGTACAACGCCGACACCCGCGATGCGGGATGGCGGTCGCGGAAGGAGGTTCTCCGCGGCGAGCGCGGCCCGTGGCGGTGTCACTTCGCCGGAGAGTGCTCCCGGGTGTGTCCGAAGGGCGTCGACCCGGCCAAGGCGATCCAGTTGATGAAGCGGGAGCTGGTGCTCGACTACATCCGACTCCGGAAGGGGCACGCCCTCGCCCAGGTCGTTGCGAAGCCGAAGGAAGGTAAGCGGCGCCCCGACATCCCCGAGGCGCCAGAGAAGACGGCGTAGGAGAGCGGCGATCGTCGTCCCCGGCCTCGAAGCCCTCCTCGGCGGCGGCCCCGCTGCAGCCGGCCTGAGGAGCGGTCCGCGAGTCGGCCTCGTCGCCCACCCGGCGTCCATCGACCGGGCCGCCCGGCACGCCGCCGACCTCGTCGCGGCCCACCCGGGGTTCCGCCTCGTTCGGCTCTTCGGGCCGGAGCACGGCCTGAGGGGCGAGGCGCAGGACATGGAGCCGGTGGCCGCCGGGAGCGATCCCCTCACGGGGCTTCCGGTCTTCAGCCTGTACGGCGCGGATCCCTCCTCGCTGCGCCCGCGGACGGAGGATCTCGAGGGGCTCGACGCGATCCTCTGCGATCTCCAGGACGTGGGGAGCCGTTACTACACCTTCGTCTACACGATGGCGCACGTCATGGAAGCCGCGGCGGCCACCGGGCTTCCCGTCGTCGTGCTCGACCGGCCGAATCCGATCGGAGGGGTCGCGGTGGAAGGGCCGGTGCTGGAGCCGCCGCTCGCGTCCTTCGTCGGCCGGTATCCCCTCCCCGTCCGCCACGGCATGACCCCGGGGGAGCTGGCGCGCCTGTTCAACGAGGCGTTCGAGATTCGCTGCGATCTCCGCGTCGTCCCGATGCGCGGGTGGACCCGGCGGATGCACTTCGACGGCACCGGGCTGCCCTGGGTCGCGCCTTCGCCGAACATGCCCACCCCCGCCACCGCGGAGGTGTATCCCGGCGGCTGCCTCGTCGAGGGAACCAACCTCTCGGAGGGACGGGGCACCACGCGCCCTTTCGAGCTGGTGGGAGCGCCGTGGCTGGCCGCCCCGCCGCTGGCGGAGGTGCTGGCGCGGGAAGCGCCCGTAGGCGCCCTCTACCGCGCAACGTCGTTCCGGCCGTCGTTCCACAAGCACGCGGGAGAGAGCTGCCGCGGCATCCAGATCCACGTCGTGGACCGCGCCGCCTTTCGCCCGTTCGCGACCTACCTGATCCTGCTGCGCGAGGCGCGCCGCCTCGCGCCCGCGACGTTCGACTGGCGCCGCGAGCCGTACGAGTTCGAGCGGGACCGCCTCGCGATCGACCTCCTCCTCGGCCGGGCGGGCCTCCGTCCGCTGTTGGAAGCGGGCGCCACGCTCGCCGAGATGGAGTCGTCGTGGACCCGGGATCTCGAAGCGTTTCTCGAGCTGCGGGGGAACTTCCTGCTCTATCCGGAGTGAGACCGCCGCACCGAACGGATCGCGTTCGCACCGGCGGATCCGCCTCACCTGGCGGACACAAAAAAAAGGGGCGGGACCGAGTGTCTGGGACACCCGGCCCGCCACCGTGTGGGCCTCATCGGCGCGGAGGCGGTAGGGGGGTCGCCTCCGCGGTCTCAGCCCAACCTCGGCCTCGGAAAGCGCCCGTCGTCGGACGCTCCACCTCGGCCGGCTTCATGTCCCTTTCATACGGCCAATTCCCGAAGAGCGTCGCCCGGCGCGCCGTATCCCGCGGATTCCGGGACCGCAACGTGGGCGCCGGCTATCGGGGCCCCTCCATCTCGGGAATCTCCAGCACGCCTCGGCGTCCCAGGAGACCGGTGGCCCGGAGCGCGGGCCCCAGCGGCCCGGAAGCCCTCACCGCGCGGATCAGGAGCTCCGTGGCGGCCTGAGCCTCGCTGCTCTCCCGCCCCCTCTCCAGAAGGAGGTCGAAGGTCGACCTCGGCTTCGGGAACACCTTGAGCCGCAGCTTGGCGTCGACCGAAAGTCCCGCCGCCTGGCGGACCAGCTTGAGCGCCTCGGGAAAGCCCCCCAGCTCGTCGACGAGGCCGAGCCGCTTGGCGTCCTCGCCGGTCCAGATCCGGCCCTTCGCGATCTCGAGCACCTTCTCCCTCGGGAGCTTCCGCCCCGCCGCGACCTTGCCGGTGAAGTCATCGTAGACCCGGTCGAGCCACTGCTCGAACTTCGACCACTCCTGCGGCGAGTAGTCGTGGATCGCGCTCCACATGGTGCTCGGCGCGCTGGTGTGAACCTCGTCCCACGAGAGGCCCACCTTGTCCCAGAGTCCCTTGGTCAGCATCTTCCCGCCGAGCACGCCGATCGACGCGGTGATCGTCCCCGGCTCCGCGACGATCTTGTCCGCCGCCATCGCCACGAAGTAGCCGCCGGAGCCCGCGACGTCCCCCATCGAGACGATCACCGGCTTCTTCGCCTCCTTCGCGCGCAGCGTCTCGCGGTAGATGGAATCCGATGCCACGTAGGACCCGCCCGGGCTGTCCACGCGGAACAGGATCGCCTTGACGTCCTTGTCCTCGATCGCCGCGCGGAACGCGGCCGTGACCGTGTCGGACCCCATGGAGGCGCCTCCGAAGAGCGGGCTGTAGCCGCTCTCCCCGCGACCGACCCCGCCGACGCCGTAGATCAAGGCGACCGTTGTGCCGCTCTCGTGGGGTCGACCCGCGCGGTCGAGGTAGGTGGACAGGTAGAGGAGCTTCGCGCGCGCGCCGGCCCGCTCCTTCTCCTTCGCCACCACCTCGTCGCGGTAGGCCAGTGCGTCGACGAGCTTGGCGTCCTTCGCCTCCTTCCCGAGGAACGGACCGCGGTCGAACAGCGCACGAACTTCCGTCTCGGAGAGCTTCCGCCCCTTCGCGATGCCCGCCACCATCTGGCCGAACATGGACTGGATCAGCTTGTCGGTGGCCTCGCGGTGCGCGTCCGTGTACTTCGTCTCGGTGAACACGTTCATCGCGTTCTTGAATTCCTTGCGGTGGTCCATCCTGGGCACGACCCCGAGCTTGTCCAGGGTCCCCCTGAGGAACGGAGATTCGGCCATCAGCCCGGTGAGGCCGACGTCCCCCGACGGCTGGAGATCGATCTCGTCGAACGCCGTGGCCAGGTAGTAGCCGACGTTACCGGGCCCGAACTCGCCGAACGTCTCCGACCACGCGACCGCGCGCTTCCCCTTCGCCCGGAACGCGAGGACCGCGTCGCGGATCTCCTGGGCCTGCGCGAGCCCCGGCCCACCGCCGCCGATCTTGGCGACGAAGGCGACGACGCGATCGTCGTCGGCCGCGCGCTCCAGCGCTTCCACCACGTCGCGGACCACCGGAGTCTTCCCGAGGATCGCTCGGGCCACGGGGTCCTCCGGGACGTACTCGACGAACTCCTGCTCGAAATCGGCTTCGAGAACCGTCTTGGAGGGAACGCCCCCCTTCCCCGCCCACGAGACCAGCCCGATCACGAGCGCGACCAGGCAGAAGAGGAGGGCCAGCCCTCCGATCGTCGCGAGCACCCCCAGCAGGATCCGCCTCATGACTTCCCTCCGCCGTCCGCCGGACGGCTCGTTCGTCGGTGTTCCACGCCGGATTCTACGCGCCCCGCGATCGAGAGTTCACGGTCTCCGAGGGGGACTATACTCTCGCGCCGCGCCGCCCGATCGCGGGCCGGACGCCGACACGAGTCGGTCGTATCGGGGGATCTCTCGCGCGGGACCGGTCGAGCCGGGCCTACCCGCGGCCCTCGCCCGCCGGCGCCGCGGCGGGGCGAGTCTCGAGTTCGGCGATCATCGCGCGGAGCGTCAGGAGATCGTCGTCCTCCACCGGATAGACCAGCGCTCCGCACACCGCCCCTTCCCACGGCCCCGGCGTGACGTGCATGACGAGGAGATCGGCGCGGAAGGCGCGCTTACCGATCCTCACCGCCGCCCCATCCAGCCGGCTTCCCGGCTCGAGGCCCGGCAGCTCGTGGGCGAGGACGATCGACAGCCCCGAGGCGCTCACGTCCCTGAGCGGCATCGTGCAGGGATGGCCGTCGGGATCCGGGTAACCGAATTCCACCCGCGCCGCCGCGCCGGCGGGCAGCGCAAGTCGGTTGTGATGTCGTCGGTTCACGGGCCTCCGCATCGGGACCCCTCTTCGTTCGGGCCGAGGAAGGCAGAATCTAGCGTCCCGCGACGGCGCCCGCCAGCGCTCCTCTCAGTCGAGATCTTTCGGCCGCCAGATTCGGACGAGCTTGCCCCGGCCACTCGGCACAAGGTCCCCGAAGCGCGCGATCGGCAGGGCGATCCTCGCGAGAGCTGCGGTCGGGAGATGCTCGCTTTGTCCCGTGAGGCTCTGCACCAGCTCCTCGAGCCCCGGGTTGTGCCCGACGACCATCGCGGTCCCGATCTCGCGCTCGAGCCCCTTGAGCGCCGCAACGATCTCCCGAGGGCCGGCGAGGTACAGCGCCCGCAGGAACCGCACCTCGCCGGAGTAGCCGGTCGCCTCCGCCACCGCCTCCGCCGTCTCCCTCGCCCGCTCGGCCGTGGAGCACAGCACGATGTCGGGCTCGATCTCCTCGTCCCGCACCAGGCGGC
Encoded proteins:
- a CDS encoding succinate dehydrogenase iron-sulfur subunit, whose translation is MNDLNAKTILYRVRRFDPGRDAAPRWQDFTLPRTPGMTVLDGLWAIKQSQDPSLAWRSSCRMGVCGSCGMMINGRPRLGCNTQVSELSAEVVAVAPLPNFDIIRDLVPDLAPMFDSHVALSPYIIRDDVRERESPTGEFGQSIHELEQYLQFSYCIKCGCCMAACPTYATDPVYSGPMPLAQAHRYNADTRDAGWRSRKEVLRGERGPWRCHFAGECSRVCPKGVDPAKAIQLMKRELVLDYIRLRKGHALAQVVAKPKEGKRRPDIPEAPEKTA
- a CDS encoding DUF1343 domain-containing protein; the protein is MRSRRKVSGAPTSPRRQRRRRRRAAIVVPGLEALLGGGPAAAGLRSGPRVGLVAHPASIDRAARHAADLVAAHPGFRLVRLFGPEHGLRGEAQDMEPVAAGSDPLTGLPVFSLYGADPSSLRPRTEDLEGLDAILCDLQDVGSRYYTFVYTMAHVMEAAAATGLPVVVLDRPNPIGGVAVEGPVLEPPLASFVGRYPLPVRHGMTPGELARLFNEAFEIRCDLRVVPMRGWTRRMHFDGTGLPWVAPSPNMPTPATAEVYPGGCLVEGTNLSEGRGTTRPFELVGAPWLAAPPLAEVLAREAPVGALYRATSFRPSFHKHAGESCRGIQIHVVDRAAFRPFATYLILLREARRLAPATFDWRREPYEFERDRLAIDLLLGRAGLRPLLEAGATLAEMESSWTRDLEAFLELRGNFLLYPE
- the sppA gene encoding signal peptide peptidase SppA is translated as MRRILLGVLATIGGLALLFCLVALVIGLVSWAGKGGVPSKTVLEADFEQEFVEYVPEDPVARAILGKTPVVRDVVEALERAADDDRVVAFVAKIGGGGPGLAQAQEIRDAVLAFRAKGKRAVAWSETFGEFGPGNVGYYLATAFDEIDLQPSGDVGLTGLMAESPFLRGTLDKLGVVPRMDHRKEFKNAMNVFTETKYTDAHREATDKLIQSMFGQMVAGIAKGRKLSETEVRALFDRGPFLGKEAKDAKLVDALAYRDEVVAKEKERAGARAKLLYLSTYLDRAGRPHESGTTVALIYGVGGVGRGESGYSPLFGGASMGSDTVTAAFRAAIEDKDVKAILFRVDSPGGSYVASDSIYRETLRAKEAKKPVIVSMGDVAGSGGYFVAMAADKIVAEPGTITASIGVLGGKMLTKGLWDKVGLSWDEVHTSAPSTMWSAIHDYSPQEWSKFEQWLDRVYDDFTGKVAAGRKLPREKVLEIAKGRIWTGEDAKRLGLVDELGGFPEALKLVRQAAGLSVDAKLRLKVFPKPRSTFDLLLERGRESSEAQAATELLIRAVRASGPLGPALRATGLLGRRGVLEIPEMEGPR
- a CDS encoding histidine phosphatase family protein, which translates into the protein MKTLLLLRHAKSSWGDPELDDHDRPLNARGRRDAPRIGRLVRDEEIEPDIVLCSTAERARETAEAVAEATGYSGEVRFLRALYLAGPREIVAALKGLEREIGTAMVVGHNPGLEELVQSLTGQSEHLPTAALARIALPIARFGDLVPSGRGKLVRIWRPKDLD